A DNA window from Primulina tabacum isolate GXHZ01 chromosome 12, ASM2559414v2, whole genome shotgun sequence contains the following coding sequences:
- the LOC142520560 gene encoding homeobox-leucine zipper protein ATHB-15-like, whose amino-acid sequence MAMSCKDNNRARTATCGEGVMDNGKYVRYTPEQVEALERLYHDCPKPSSMRRQQLIRECPILSNIEPKQIKVWFQNRRCREKQRKEASRLQSVNRKLSAMNKLLMEENDRLQKQVSQLVYENSYFRQHTPSNALATKDTSCESVVTSGQHHHLTPQHPPRDASPAGLLSIAEETLTEFLSKATGTAVEWVQMPGMKPGPDSIGIVAISHGCTGVAARACGLVGLEPTRVVEILKDRPMWFRYCRAVDVLNVLPTANGGTIELLYMQLYAPTTLAPGRDFWLLRYTSVMDDGSLVVSERSLSNTQNGPTMPPVQNFVRAEMFPSGYLVRPYEGGGSIIHIVDHMNLEAWSVPEVLRPLYESSTVLAQKTTMAALRHLRQISQDVSQPNTTNMGRRPAALRALSHRLIRGFNEALNGFSDEGWSMIGNDGMDDVIILVNTNPDKLMGLNVSFNNGYTSICNAVLCAKASMLLQNVPPAILLRFLREHRSEWADNNIDAYSAAAIKMGPCTLLGPRIGNFGGQVILPLAQTIEHEELLEVIKLEGVGHSPEDAMLPRDMFLLQMCSGMDENAVGTCAELIFAPIDASFADDAPLLPSGFRIIPLDSVKETSSPNRTLDLASALETGTAGYKPSNDLGVTSGSTRSVMTIAFEFAFESHMQDNVASMARQYIRSIISSVQRVALALSPSHLGPAGLRSHLGTPEAHMLTRWICQSYRSYMGVELLNCNGEGSESILKALWHHSDAIMCCSIKAMPVFTFANQAGLDMLETTLVALQDISLDKIFDDHGRKNLVSEFPHIMNQGFTSLQGGICLSSMSRPVSYERAVAWKVLNDDETANCICFMFVNWSFV is encoded by the exons atggcTATGTCTTGCAAGGATAATAACAGGGCGAGGACCGCCACATGCGGTGAAGGAGTTATGGATAATGGTAAGTACGTGCGTTATACACCTGAACAGGTTGAAGCCCTTGAAAGGCTGTATCACGACTGTCCCAAGCCCAGCTCAATGCGCCGCCAGCAGCTGATTCGTGAGTGCCCTATTTTATCCAACATCGAGCCTAAGCAAATCAAAGTGTGGTTTCAGAATAGGAG GTGTAGAGAAAAGCAAAGGAAAGAGGCTTCAAGGCTTCAATCTGTGAATAGGAAGCTTTCCGCCATGAATAAGCTCTTAATGGAGGAGAACGATAGGCTGCAGAAACAAGTGTCACAATTGGTGTATGAGAACAGCTATTTTCGCCAGCATACACCAAGT AATGCACTTGCTACGAAAGACACAAGCTGTGAATCAGTGGTGACGAGTGGTCAACACCACCACTTGACACCTCAACATCCGCCAAGGGATGCAAGTCCTGCGGG GCTTTTGTCCATTGCAGAAGAGACTTTAACAGAGTTTCTTTCAAAGGCCACTGGAACTGCCGTAGAGTGGGTCCAAATGCCTGGAATGAAG CCTGGTCCGGATTCCATTGGAATCGTTGCTATTTCTCATGGTTGCACTGGTGTTGCGGCAAGAGCCTGCGGCCTGGTTGGTCTAGAGCCCACCAGG GTCGTTGAAATCCTGAAGGATCGGCCTATGTGGTTTCGCTATTGCAGGGCTGTGGATGTTCTCAACGTGCTGCCTACTGCTAACGGTGGAACCATAGAACTCTTGTACATGCAG CTATATGCACCGACAACTTTGGCACCAGGTCGTGACTTTTGGTTGTTGCGCTATACTTCAGTCATGGACGATGGTAGTCTAGTG GTCAGTGAAAGATCACTTAGCAATACTCAAAATGGTCCAACCATGCCACCGGTGCAGAACTTTGTGAGAGCGGAAATGTTTCCCAGTGGTTATCTTGTTAGGCCTTATGAGGGTGGAGGTTCAATTATCCACATTGTCGACCACATGAATTTAGAG GCGTGGAGTGTTCCAGAAGTGTTGCGGCCACTCTATGAATCATCAACAGTGCTTGCTCAGAAGACAACTATGGCT GCTCTTCGCCATCTCAGACAGATATCTCAGGATGTTTCACAGCCTAATACCACCAACATGGGAAGGCGTCCAGCAGCTCTACGAGCCCTTAGCCATCGGTTGATCCG GGGTTTCAATGAGGCTCTTAATGGATTTAGTGATGAAGGGTGGTCAATGATTGGAAATGATGGCATGGATGATGTTATTATCCTCGTAAACACCAATCCAGACAAGTTGATGGGCTTAAATGTCTCATTCAACAATGGATATACTTCCATTTGCAATGCTGTGCTATGCGCCAAAGCATCCATGCTCCTGCAG AATGTGCCTCCCGCAATACTACTAAGGTTTCTGCGTGAGCATAGATCAGAGTGGGCTGACAACAACATCGATGCTTACTCAGCTGCTGCCATCAAAATGGGTCCCTGTACTTTGTTAGGGCCCCGAATTGGTAACTTTGGGGGTCAAGTTATCCTTCCTTTGGCTCAGACTATTGAGCACGAAGAG CTACTGGAGGTAATCAAATTGGAAGGTGTTGGCCATTCTCCTGAAGATGCGATGCTGCCTAGGGACATGTTTCTCTTGCAG ATGTGCAGTGGAATGGATGAAAACGCTGTTGGGACATGTGCTGAACTCATATTCGCCCCTATAGACGCCTCTTTTGCAGATGATGCTCCTCTCTTGCCTTCTGGTTTTCGCATCATTCCTCTTGATTCTGTCAAG GAAACTTCGAGTCCAAACCGCACTCTGGACCTCGCGTCTGCTCTTGAAACTGGGACGGCAGGCTACAAACCCTCAAACGACCTTGGTGTCACAAGTGGCTCTACAAGATCTGTCATGACAATTGCATTTGAGTTTGCATTCGAAAGCCACATGCAAGACAACGTTGCCTCGATGGCTCGACAATATATTCGCAGCATCATATCTTCTGTTCAAAGGGTGGCATTAGCTCTCTCTCCATCTCACCTAGGTCCTGCTGGTCTTCGATCACATCTTGGTACTCCCGAAGCACATATGCTTACTCGCTGGATCTGCCAAAGTTATAG GAGCTATATGGGAGTCGAGCTTCTAAATTGTAACGGGGAAGGGAGTGAATCTATTCTTAAAGCTCTATGGCATCACTCGGATGCCATTATGTGCTGCTCCATCAAG GCGATGCCAGTTTTTACATTTGCAAACCAGGCTGGTCTTGACATGCTCGAGACAACCTTGGTTGCACTTCAAGACATATCTTTGGATAAGATTTTCGACGATCACGGTCGGAAAAACCTGGTCTCTGAGTTTCCACACATAATGAATCAG GGTTTTACATCTCTTCAAGGTGGCATCTGTTTGTCGAGCATGAGCAGGCCGGTGTCGTATGAGAGAGCCGTGGCTTGGAAAGTTCTGAATGATGATGAAACCGCGAATTGCATCTGTTTTATGTTCGTCAACTGGTCGTTTGTTTGA
- the LOC142520751 gene encoding uncharacterized protein LOC142520751, with protein MEQNMPIIAKKVWKIIRVAYFMLRKGISKGKILADLNFMLKRGKIAGKLEAIHNLMFHHHSSTAFSTHHRHLSFPTPLNEYEFSCSNTPAHPTFHLPSFHLNGKRKQSKLAAPLLDGDLVAEALEMMRTASESPVLPGFGPSPMVRQLRVTDSPFPLREIEEDNHVDEAADDFINKFYNDLKRQSY; from the coding sequence atggaGCAAAACATGCCAATTATAGCAAAGAAAGTTTGGAAAATTATTCGAGTGGCATATTTCATGTTGAGGAAAGGAATATCAAAGGGAAAGATATTGGCCGATCTCAACTTCATGTTGAAGCGTGGAAAGATCGCCGGAAAGTTGGAAGCCATCCACAATCTCATGTTCCACCACCACTCCTCCACCGCTTTCTCCACTCACCACCGCCATCTCTCCTTCCCCACCCCGCTGAACGAGTACGAGTTCAGCTGCAGCAACACCCCTGCTCACCCTACCTTCCACCTACCCAGCTTCCACCTCAACGGCAAGCGTAAACAATCCAAGCTGGCAGCCCCACTCCTCGACGGAGATCTTGTCGCGGAGGCTCTGGAGATGATGAGAACCGCGTCTGAGTCGCCCGTGTTACCAGGGTTCGGACCGAGCCCGATGGTGAGGCAGCTGAGGGTGACAGACTCTCCATTCCCATTGAGGGAGATCGAAGAAGACAACCATGTGGACGAAGCTGCCGACGATTTCATCAACAAATTCTACAACGATTTGAAGCGGCAAAGTTACTAA